Sequence from the Sphingomonas suaedae genome:
GCGCCAGTTCAGCAACCAGATCGCCGATGGTCACGCGCAGCGCGGGAAGCGTCACCGCGTCTTGCGCCGTCCGTTCGCCGAGCGCTGCGACAATCAGATTGGTCGCGCAGCAGCGGACCGACATCAGCCAGCTGGTGGCGTCCGCCGCCACCGGCACACGCAGCGGCGTCCCGGCCAGTGCCGAGTGAAAAATGTCGCTGAGAAACGCCGAGCCGAACCCGCCCGCCGCTGCAGGGCGCGCGACGATGCCGGGCAGGCGCAGCGCAAGGCCGCTCACCGCGCCGCGCCGTACCGCGTCGGCAAAGGCCAGCTCGACCATGCGCTTGTGCGTGCCATAAACGCTGGCCGGGGTCGGCACCGTGGCATCATCCATCTGGTCGGGCAGCGCGCCGCCGAACACCGCGATCGACCCGGCGATCACCAACCGCCGACCCCGCATCGCCTCGATCAACGCGAGCGGCACGCCGAGATTGATCGCGCGCGACGTTGCGGGTTCGCGCTCTGTTGCGCCGCCAGGCAGCGCGGCAAGGTGCAGCACCGCGTCGATGCGTGGCGCCGTCAGCGCTGCGATTATTGCCGGGTCGGACAGATCGCCTTCAAGCGTTTCGTGCGCATCGAACCCCGCCAGCTCCCGATCCGCCAGCAGCAAATCGACCCCCGGTTGCTGCGCCTCAATGTGGCGCACGACCGCCCGGCCGACGAACCCCGCCGCGCCGGTGATCGCCAGCAACATTACCGCTTCAGTTCCGGCGCGAATTCGCCGTCGATCAGGATGAAGGCGATGCGGCAATTGGCGTCCGACCGGTTCGACCAGCCATGGTTGGTGCCGCGCTGGATCACGATGTCGCCCGCGCGCACGGTCGTCTCGCCCTCGTCCATGATCAGGACCAGCTCGCCCTCCAGCACGATGCCATAGTCGATCGTCTCGGTGCGGTGCATCAGCGCATGGCGGCTACCCGTGCCAGAATGCGCCGACGCGTCACCCGCGCCGACCTCGGCGAAATGCGCCTGCGCCTCTTCGGGCGACATGGTGCGGATCTCGTCGCTCTCGGGCGGGATGTCGAGCACGCGGATGCGCGTGCCGCCCTTGGGCGGAGCGAGCTTGATGCCGTCCTCATGCGGCTCGCCCGATGCAGCGTCGAGCAGTGCCGGGGTTTGCTGCGTATTCCAGATCTCGTGGAACAGCGGACCCGACGGCCCGCCAATCTGCTGGACGCGCGGGGCGGCGCCATCCTCCTGGATGATCGCGCGGCCGCTGGCGTCATGGCCGGTGACGACGCGGCGGACTGGCTTGGTCATGTTCATGCTCCTTGAGGTACAGGGTGGCGGCGCAGCAGCGCGATGCCCGCGCCGATTGATGCCGCCGCTGCGTAGAAAAGGAAGACGCCCGACAGGCCGCCGAGCACGCCCGACAGCGCGACTGCGACAATGGGGGCAACAAACTGCGCGAGGAAGAACGACCCGGTCCACACACCCGTCCCGCGCCCGCGCGTCTCGGGCGGCAGGCGACGCAGCACCCAGGCGAGCATCGTCGGGAGCATCAGGCCATTGCCGATCGAGATCACCACCGCACAGGCGGCGGTCAGCGCAAAGCTCGTCGACAGCGCGATCCCGACATAGCCCAGCGCAACCAGCGGCAGCCCGATCGACAGTAGGATCTCGCCCGACCAGCCCTTGAGCCGCCCGAACAGCATCGATCCGGCCATCACGCCGAGATTGGCCGCGGCGCCCGCCAGACCGATGGTGGCGGGGGAGGTAATACCCGTAGCTTCGATCACCGGCCCGAGCTGGACGATCAGCGTGTAGAACAGCATCCCGACGCCAAAGGTGATCGCGACCAGCATCGCGATACCCTGCGCCTTGCCCGCAGCTGCGGGCGCGCTCGCGGCAGTCTTGGTCGGCTCGAACAGGATCAGCGTGGCGGCAAGCGCCACGGGGAGCGCCAGCAGATAGAGCCAGAACGGCCCGCGCGACCCCAAAGCCTCGCCCAGCGCGCCGCCCGCCGCGATCAGCACGATCGCGCTGACGCTCGCCGTCGCGATCTGGATCGACACCCAGCGCTCGCGCCGCTCGCCGGTGAAATAGTCGCCCACCAGCGCCGTCGCGACGGTCATGATGATCGCCTCGGTCACCCCCAGCGCGATGCGCGCGGCAAGGATCAGGCGGAGATCGTCGAGCAGCAGCGGCAACAGGCCGAACCCGGCATAGCCGACCAATGCGGCAATCAGCAGCCGCTTGCGCCCCAGTCTGTCCGACAGCCAGCCTGCGACCGGCGAAAACAGCGCCACGCACAGCGCAGGGATGGTCAGCGCCATCGGCACCAGCACCGCCGCGCCCGGTACCCCCGAAAATTCGCGCAGCAACAACGGCAGCACCGGGACCAGTGCGATGATCGCCATGGTCGGCATCACCGCGGTGAGCATCAGGATCACGCCATGGCGGGTCGTCGCGTGCTGGGTCATGTCATTTCCCTCAGATCGGTTCCGCGACGACCTGGAACATCTCGTGGGTCGCCTTGGCATTATCGACCGGTGGGCCCTTGCCGATCTGGCCCATGCAGATCGCCAGGCTGGAGCGGACGATATAGGCGCAGCGGTCGAAGCGGCGGTTGCGATAAGCGGTCAGCGCGGTCTCGACATTGTCGTGCTGCGTCAGTTCCTCGGCCAGCACCAGGCTGTCCTCGATCGCCATTCCCGCGCCCTGACCCAGATGCGGGGTGGTGGCGTGCACGGCGTCGCCGAGCAGCGCGATCCGCCCGCGATGCCAGTCCCCCTCGGCCAGCATTCCTTCGAGCGGGCGATAGACCACGCCATCGTCATCGGTGACCAGTGCCGACAGCTCGCGGATATAGGGCGCGCAATTCGCCATCTTCGACCGCATCACCGCGGCCAATCCTTCGCGTGGATAACGCGGATTGTCGGGCTCGGGCGTCGTCACATAGATGTACATGAGATCTTCGGAGATGGGCACCAGCCCAACCCCGGTCGGCCCGTTATAGGCTTGCAGCGCGTCGAGATCGGCCGGGCGCGGCAGGTTGTAGCGCCACACGGCCTGTCCGGTGAACTGCGGCCCGGGGAGCTCCGGGAACAGCATCGCACGCGTCTGAGAATAGACGCCGTCCGCACCGATCACGAGGTCGAAACGCGCGCTCTCGCCATTGGACAGGGTAACATCGACGCCGTCGCCATCATCGTTCAGCTGTGTCGCGGTCACACCCAGCAGCACCTTGGCCCCGCTGGCGATCGTGCGGTCGCCCAGAATCTTGTGCAGCGCCGGGCGGGCAATCCCCATATTCGCCGGATAGCCATCGACCAGTCGCGGGGTCGGCACGCGCGCGACCTTCTGCCCGGTGGGCGTGAAAATCTCGACCGCGTCAAAGCCGACGCCGGACGCGACATATTCGTCGATCAGCCCAAGCTGCGCCATTGCGCGGATCACGTTCGACTGCTGGATGATGCCGACGCCATAGACCGACCAGTCGGGATCGCGCTCGATCACCGTGACGGTAAAGCCCTTGGCGCGCAGCGCGATGGCGGCGGTCAGGCCGCCAATGCCGCCGCCGATGACGAGAATAGTGCCGGAATTCATGTCTGCTCTCTCAGAAACGGTCGAGATCGTTGGCGAGGGTGATCGGCCCGGCAAAGCGCGCGCGGACCTGGGCGATATAGCCCTGGGTGCGGACCGGATCGGGCGTTCCGCCCGCAAAGTGGGTGATGACCACCGCCTTCACCCCGGCGCGCGCGGCAAGGTCGCCGACCGCTTCGGGGGTGAGGTGATGGGTCGACAGATGCTGTTCCAGCTTCTGCTTGGCCGGGGCCGGCATGTTCGGCGAATTGCGCGCGACCGCCGCCATCGTCGCGGCCATGTCGATCATCTCGCTGACCAGCAGGTCCGCGCCCTTGGCAAGCCTCTCGACCGCCGCGCTCGGCCCCGTGTCGCCGGTATAAACGATCGACCGGCCGGGCAGGTCGAACCGCAGCGACAGCGACTTGTAGTTGCGATCCTCGACGCTGCCGGGTGCGAAATCATAGTGCGTGTTCTGCGCGGCGGTGACGGTCATGCCGTCCACCACCATCTTGTCGCCATCGGTCAGCTCGATGACGGTCACCGTATCGGCGGGCGGCGCCCAGGGCTGACCCGGAATGCCATAGCCGACCTTCGCCGCCGGCTGCATCGACGCGACCATGCCCGCGACCAGCTCCCGCGTGCCCGGTGGTCCATAGACGGTGATCTTCTCCGCCACATTGGTCTGGTTGCGCAGCCCCAGCACCGCCGACAGGCCGCCGGTATGGTCGGTGTGGAGGTGGCTCAGGAACACCGCGTGCACGCGGGGCAGCTGGTATCCTGCCCGGGTCAGCTGCTGGACCGCGCCGTCGCCGGCATCGACCAGATAGACGCGCCCGTCATGCACCAGCGCATTGGCGGGCTGCGACCGGTCGCGGCTCGCCACCGGTCCGCCCATTGTGCCCAGCGTGATGAACGCGTCGCCCTGGGGCGGTACTTGCTGAGCGGTGGCGGGCGATGCCGCGAGTGCCGCCGCAGCCGCCAGCCCCAGAAGCGACGCGCGCATCAGAAGTCGAACCCGACGCGGACGCCATAGGTGCGCGGCGGGCGTAGCGTGCCGACCGGGAAGTCGAGGATCGGTCGGGTGCCGGCACGCGCCAGCACTTCCTCATCGGTGATGTTGTTGACGAAGCCGGTGATGCTCCACCCCTGCCGACTGCGCAGCGTGACAAAGGCGTCGGCCATCACGAACCCGTCCTGCACCTCTTCGGGGCGGTAGTTGGAGTTCATGAACCGGCTGCTCTCGATATTCGCCCGCGCACCCGCGATGAAATCGAGGTCGCCGGTCAGTTCGAACGTCCGCTCGTATCCGACATTGATCGCCCATTCGGGCGAGTTGACCGTCGGCTTGCCCGAACAGTCGATGTCGTAGAAGCGGGCATTATTGACCCCCGGATTGGCCGCGCGGCTGCCCAATGTGGTGCAGCCCGTGGTCACCGGTGCTCCGGTAGGCGAGAAATTCGCCGTGAGCAGGGTGTCGTACTCGCCCTTGAGATACTGGACATTGAGGTTGAACAGGTCGTTGCGGCTGGGTGCGAAGCGCGCCTCGAACTCGGCGCCATAGATGTGCGACTTGCCCGCATTGACGGTGATCGACCCTTGCGCGAACAACCCGTTGCCGGTCGGCACGCCGCCGACATAGGTGATCTGCTGGTCCTTATAATCCCAATAGAACGCCTCGAAATTCAGCTGGAGCTTGTTGTCGAAGAACCGGTTCTTGGCACCAACCGTGTAAGCCGTCAGCGATTCGGGGGCGAAGGTGTTGTTCGGTGGCTGGGCGACGAAGAAACCGCCCGATTTGAAGCCGGTCGCGACGTTCGCATAGACCAGCGATGCCGGACCCGCGTCGAACTCCACGCCAGCCTTCCAGGTGAACTTCTCAAAGCTCAGGCTACCGGTGAACGGGGCGCTGAGCGGCGGCTCGACCGGGCCGGGAAGGCCGCCCGCTGCGGTCGAGGTCAGCTGCTTCTTGTCCTCGCGCGTGTAACGACCGCCGGCCACCAGACGGAAGGTGTCGCTGAGATCGAAGGTCAACTGGCCGAATGCGGCGACGCTCTCGGTATTGAGGCGCGGGGTGAAGCGGGTGGTCGAGATGTTACCCTGGCGGAAATAGTTCTCCGTCGCCTGATTTTCGCCGAAATAGAAACCGCCGATGACGTAACGCAGCCGCCCGTCCTCGTTCGACGCCAGCCGCACCTCGACCGAGGTCTGCTCGGCGAGATCGGTGATATCGCCCGCAAAGCCCGGCAGATAGGTGCGGAACTTCACGTCCGACCGACGCCAGGCAGGGATCACGGTCAGCGTACCGAAGCCGAGATCGCCGACCACGGTCGCGCTGACGCCATAGAATTGATTGTCGAGAAAGCCGTCGGTGCCAGCCAGCGCAACGCAGCCGCTGGTGACGAAGCCGCCCGCGCCACCGCAAAAGGGCGGCGCGAAGATTGTCGAGGCGAGCTGACGGATCGCGGCATGTGCGCGCGGATCGGATACGCTGACGCGGTCCTCCAGCGCGGGAACGCTGTAGCGTGCCTCGGGCAACAGGACGGCGCCGCCCCCCTTGCCATGCTGGTTGTAGTAGTCGGCGACCAGGGTCATCGACCAGCGGTCCGACGGCTCGATCAGCAACGACGCGCGGACTGCTTCACCCTTGTCGTCGTCATAGCCATCGGAGATATAGCCGTCGCGATCGACGATCTGGCCCGCGACGCGCAGCGCGACTGTGTCACCCAGCGGCACGTTCAGCGCCAGGAAACCCTTCTTGCTGTCGTAATTGCCATATTCCAGCAGCGCTTCGCCGCCGAACTTGCCGAGGATCGGTTTCTTGGGCAGCACGTTGATCGCGCCGCCGGTGGCGTTGCGGCCATAGAGCGTGCCCTGCGGCCCCTTGACCACTTCGACGCGCTCCAGGTCATAAAAGACGCCGGCGGGCGCGGTCGGGCGGCCGACATAGACGCCGTTGAAGTTGAAGGCGACGGCGTTTTCCGAGAAGGAGTTTTGCGAGTTGGTGCCGACCCCGCGCAGGAAGAAGCTGGTCGTGCCGCCGGTCGGCTGGACCACCAGCGAGGGGACCAGCTTGCCGAGATTGGCGGTTTCGGTGATGCCCGACTGGGCAAGGTCGTCGCCGGTGACGGCGGTCACGGCAACTGCGGCGCGCTGGAGCGATTCCGAACGGCGCTGCGCGGTGATGACGATGTCCTGAAGCCCGTCGGTCTCCTCGCCCGCCTGAGTCTGAGTCGACGTCTCGGGCGTTTCAGGCGCTTCCTGCGCCATCGCGGCGGAAGCATGGGCGACGAGGATCGCAGTCCCCGCAAGAAGCAATTTTTTCATCAGACAACCCTCCCATGGGCGCCGCTTCGGTGAGCGCGCCTCGTCATTGAGGATGGTCAAAGCCGATCATTTATCATAACGATTTGTTTCTATCGTTTAGCACAAATGGAATTGATGGATGCGGCTCGATCAATTCGATCTCAACCTGTTGATCGCGTTCGATGTTCTGATCGAGGAGCGCAGCGTCACCCGCGCCGCCCAGCGGCTGAATCTCACCCAATCGGCGATGAGCGCGGCTTTAAAGCGGCTGCGTGAGTCGTTTTCGGACGAGATTCTGGTGCAGCATGGCAAGCGTATGGTACCCACCGCCGCCGCGCTTTCGTTGGCCCCTGACGTCTCCGCCGCGCTGCTCAATATGCGTGCTATCCTCGCGAGCGGGATGCGGTTCGACCCGGCCCATTCCCAGCGAAGGTTCCGCGTGGTCGCGTCGGATTACATCACCACCGTGCTGCTCGGCCCGGCATTGCGGCTGCTGCACAAGGAAGCGCCGCACATTCAGATCGAGATCACCCTGCCGCGCTCGGACATTCTCGAAATGCTCGACGATGGCGAGATCGACCTGCTGATCTCGCCCGAACAGTTTCTCAGCCCCGATCATCCGCGCGAATTGCTGTTTGAGGAACGGCATGTCGTCGTCGGCTGTGCGACGAACCCGGCGATGCAGCGCCCGTTGGATGCCAAAACCTATTTCGCGAGCGGACATGTCGCGACCAGCGTCTCACGTGACGGGACATTCATCGACAATTTCCTGCGCGGGCAGGGGGAGCAGCGCCGGGTCGAAGTCGTCTGTGCCGCTTTTTCGCAAGTTCCCTGGGTCCTGCCCGGCACGACAAGGCTGGCACTGATGCACGAGCGGCTGGCCCGCGAACTCGCGCCGCCGCTCGGCCTCGTCATCCAGGAGCCACCCTTTCCGCTCCCCCTGATGCGGGAGATGATGCAGTTTCACAGCGCACGCGCCATGGACCGGGGACTGTCCTGGTTCTGCGAGCGGTTGAAGATGGCGACAAAGAGCAATTTTCGGGCTGGCCGGGCTAAGTGACGGGCGGATAGATACCGGGCGAATAGATGCCTGACGAATAGATGCCTGACGAATAGATGTTTGTCGCGACACGGTTCGCGTTTAAGCACGCGGGATGAACGCTGCCCCGGAAAACTACAAGCTATTCGGCTTGCGAATGTCTAGCGATATCCAGTTGCCTGGGCTTTCGTCCGACCGAGAGGACATACCGGCCGACGTTGAAATCCGCCATGGGCCGGTTCCCGTCGACGGCGCGGCGATAGGGCCGAAGGTGGGGCCGTTCTGCCACGCGGCCGAACATGCGCTCTGGCTTCATGTTCCTGGCGTTGCCCGGTACCTGATCCGCGACGGACGGGAGTTGACCTATGCGCCGGAAACGGGCGCCGACGAGGGGAGCGTGCGGGTCTTCATGCTCGGCAGCTGCATCGGCGCCCTGTTGTTGCAGCGCCAACAGATGGTGCTGCACGGCAATGCGTTCGAGGTCGGGGACCGATGCGTGATCTGCGTCGGTTCTTCGGGCGCAGGCAAGTCCACGCTGGCGGCGCGGATGCTGCAACGGGGCCACCGGATCATTGCCGACGATGTGTGTGCCATCGATCCACAGGGCCGCGCCGTGCCGGGTATGCCGCGCTTGAAACTCTGGCAGGAGACTGCGCGCCGGTTGGGGATCGACATTGCGGGATTGCAACGCATTCGCCCCAGCATCGCCAAGTTCGACCTGCCGATCGGCGACGCATTCCGGACCGACCCGGCGTCGATCGCGGCAATCTATATATTGAAGCCCTGGAATCGCGATCACTTTGCGATCGATGAGATCAAGGGAATCGAGAAGTTCCAGGCATTGCGCGCCAACAGCTATCGCTACCGCTTCCTGAAGGGCATGGATCTGGGGCCGTGGCATTTGCAGCAATGCAGCGCATTGGCCGGGACCGTTCCCCTGGCCCAGATATCCCGGCCGCGCGTCGGGTTCGATATCGATGGACTCGCGGACTTCATCCTCACCGATCTGTCGGGCCGTGGGGGAGCGGGATGACGGCACGGTTGTTCTGGCTCGCTTCCTATCCCAAATCGGGCAACACCTGGTTCCGCGCCTTCATTCGCAATCTGAATGGTGAAGCCGACGCTCCCGCGTCGATCAACGATCTAAGCAGCACCGGCATCGCGAGTTCGCGCGCCTGGATGGACGAGATGCTCGGGTTCGACACCGCCGACCTGGACCGTGATGAAATCGCACGGCTGCGTCCCGCTGTTTACGGCTTTACGTCGGCGCAGTTGCGCACATTCAGCTATCACAAGATTCACGATGCCTGCCATCGGGTGGATGACGACCAGTGGATCGTCAATGCCGACGCGACGGCCGGGGCGCTCTATCTGATCCGCAATCCGCTCGACGTTGCAATCTCCTACGCCCATCATGACGATTGCTCGATCGACGAGTCCATCGCGAAGATGGAGGATCCCGACCATCACATGGCGCCCCATGACAGTGAAAAACCGAAGCCGCAGATCGAGCAGCGAATGCTGACCTGGTCCGACCATGTGCGCAGCTGGGTCGATAATCCCGACATCCGAACCCATGTGCTTCGCTACGAGGACATGAAGACGGATACGCACCGGGTCTTTTCGCTGGCGGCCCGTTTCCTGAACCTGTCGACCGATCCCGAGGCGATTGCGAGGGCGCTTGAATTCTCGACCTTCGAACGCCTGAGGGCGCAGGAGGACGAGGAGCCGTTCCGCGAGCGAAATCCGCGAAGTTCTCGCTTTTTTCGCAAAGGCTTGGTCGGCGATTGGCAAACAACGCTGACCCGTGCACAGATTGACCGGATCGTCGCCGCGCACGGCGCGGTGATGGAGCGTTTTGGCTATCTCGACCAAACGGGATCGCCGAGAACCATGTGAGGGGCAAGACGGCGTGTTGAGGACGGATACGATATTGCGGCGCAGGCCGAGACTGTTGGCATCGATGATGGATGGCGAAACGGTGATGCTCGATGTGGAAAGCGGCCATTATTTCGGACTTTCCGGTATCGGCCCGCACATCTGGACCATGCTCGAACAGGATCGCAGCGTCGGGGAGATCATCGCGGACGTCAAAGCCGAGTTTGCGATCGGCGCCGGTGACATGGTTGACCAGGATGTCACGCATTTTGTCCAGGAGCTGGTCGACAAGGGACTGGTGACGATCGTCGGTTAGGCCATGTTCGCGGGGATCATCATGCGCGACAGCCGCGCCGACCCGCGGGACCATGCGGGGGCGGAGACGCTGCTGGCGGCGCTCACGCCCTACGACCAGGCCGACCGGACGGGCGCGTGGCAGAGCGATGGAGCGCTGCTGGTGCAGGCGCTGACCTGGAACACCCCGGAATCGAAGCATGAAACCGTACCGGAAGTTTGTGCCGACACCGGGCGCGTAATCGTCGGCTGGATCCGGCTGGACAATCGCGCGGAACTTTGCGTGCAGCTGGGCCTGGAACTTCGCGCAGATCTGACCGATCCGCAACTCGTGCTTGCCGCGCACCGGGCCTGGGGCGAGGTTTGCCCCGATCGAATCGAGGGGGATTTCAGCTTTCTGATTTACGACCCCGCCCGGCACACCGCCTTTTGCGCGCGCGACGCGCTGGGGGTCAGACCCTTTTTCTATCATCTCAGTCGCGAGCTGTTCGTTTTCGCGAGTACGGCGGCGGTTTATCCCGTGTTACGCCGTTTCGACGCCGCACCGTCGCGGGAATGGATGGCGCGCTTCCTGATCGGCGAGTCCGCGGACGGGATGAACACCGCTTATGCGCAGGTCAAAAAATTGCCTCCCGCGCACATCCTTTCGGTAGCCCGTGAAGGCGCTGCGGAACCCGTGCGATATTTCGGGTTCGAGGACAGCGCGCCCCAGATCTGGCGGCGCGATGCACGCCGGGTCGACGCCTATCGCGACGCCTTTCACCGCGCCGTCGAGGCCCGGCTTCGCAGCGCATGGCGGATCGGCGCGGAGAATTCCGGCGGCATCGACAGTGCGACGATCATCGCCCATGCGGTTGGCCAGTTGCCCGGTGGGGGTGCGAATCTGCCGTGCTTCAGCCTGTGTCACATGGAGCGGGAACCGGGCTATATCCTTGATCTCGCCATGCACTGCGGCATCAAGGACAACTATGTCCTGGCCCGCCCGGCGTACCAGCCTGAAACCGAGATATATGAACGGGCGAACCGTGTTCTCGGCTACCCGCCCGAGCATAATCATGCCCTGCTTCATGTGCCGTTCTTCGAACGGTGTCAGGCGGCCGGCATCCGAACCTTGCTGTCCGGATTTGGCGGCGATGAGATTGTGACGAGCCAGGCGGAATTTCTGACTCGCGAACTCTTTCTCGCCGGTCGATATGCGCAGCTCCTCAACGAATTGCCCGGCAATATGGCGACGCGCGCTGCCCGTGCCGTCGCGATGTTCGGCACGGGCTTGCCGAAGACGCGGAGAACCGTGCCGGGGGGCGGCACGCCCAGGCTTGCCCGGACCATCCTGCGTCGCGAGGTCATCGAAGACTATGGCCTGACCGGTCATCATGAAGCCAATGTGGCGGCCTATCGTCAGGCGCGCACGCTCAACGGCCATCTCCTGGCGAAGCCCGCGATCCGGACGGCGCTGATCGGACGGCTTGAGGGCTGCAGTCTGATGGCGGGGAGCTATCGGATCGACTATCGCTGGCCGATGCTCGATCGTGCGTTGATCGCCCGGTTTCTCGCCACGCCATCCATCGAAAAGCGCCACCGGCAATGGGGCCGATATCTCCACCGTCGCGCCTGTAACGGTACCGTTCCGGATCAAATCCTGTGGAAGGAGCGCAAAGAAATGGGGCGTATCCGCTACTTCGGGCGCGACAGGCGACTCCCTGCGATCGATGTCGATGCGATCCCCGCTGCGCTGGACGACATCGTCGATCGCGGTGCCGTTCTGGCACAAGTTGAAATGTTGAACTCTATATTCGACGACGGCGATCTATGGTTAGCTAAGGCACCGGAAAGAAACAATTTGCGTGCGTTGACCACTCTGGATATCTGGTTGAACAACCACTGGCATAGGGGAATCTAAGCGATGGCGAGCGAAATCAAACTGGAAGCGGCGCAGGACGCTATTCGGGACACCAAGCCGAACTATCAGCGCCCGCTGCTGATCGAACTGGATGCGAAAGAGACTGCGGGTGGGCAATTCATCCCCAGCCCGACGCTTGAAAATACCACCTATTATCTCAGCTGATGATTCGATCCGGGCGATGATCTGACCCTGCGGACAGGAGAGCTGCGCGCAGGGGATCATATTTCATGATCGCTGCCGGGATTTGCTTGAATTCAAACGCTTTGCCGCCCGGTCGTGATCGACCGGGCGGTTTGCGTTGTTCGTCAGTTCCGCGAGGGGAAAACGCCAAACAGTGCGATGATGAAGTTCACGGCCAGATAGGGGCTGTGCAGATCGAAAGGCTGGCTGCCGCCGGCCATTCCGATCGAGGTCGGCGCCATGGTCCGGTCGTCGGCAGGGACCGGCGCAGCGTAGATCGGAGTGCCCGGGGTCAAGGCCAGCATGTTGCCCTG
This genomic interval carries:
- a CDS encoding asparagine synthase-related protein, whose protein sequence is MQALTWNTPESKHETVPEVCADTGRVIVGWIRLDNRAELCVQLGLELRADLTDPQLVLAAHRAWGEVCPDRIEGDFSFLIYDPARHTAFCARDALGVRPFFYHLSRELFVFASTAAVYPVLRRFDAAPSREWMARFLIGESADGMNTAYAQVKKLPPAHILSVAREGAAEPVRYFGFEDSAPQIWRRDARRVDAYRDAFHRAVEARLRSAWRIGAENSGGIDSATIIAHAVGQLPGGGANLPCFSLCHMEREPGYILDLAMHCGIKDNYVLARPAYQPETEIYERANRVLGYPPEHNHALLHVPFFERCQAAGIRTLLSGFGGDEIVTSQAEFLTRELFLAGRYAQLLNELPGNMATRAARAVAMFGTGLPKTRRTVPGGGTPRLARTILRREVIEDYGLTGHHEANVAAYRQARTLNGHLLAKPAIRTALIGRLEGCSLMAGSYRIDYRWPMLDRALIARFLATPSIEKRHRQWGRYLHRRACNGTVPDQILWKERKEMGRIRYFGRDRRLPAIDVDAIPAALDDIVDRGAVLAQVEMLNSIFDDGDLWLAKAPERNNLRALTTLDIWLNNHWHRGI